One region of Natronorubrum aibiense genomic DNA includes:
- a CDS encoding glutaredoxin family protein, whose amino-acid sequence MADITLYDLPGCPFCGMVRSKLDELDLEYDTIEVPRAHSERTEVEAVSGQTGVPVITDEKQGIEGMPESSDIVAYLEETYGENGA is encoded by the coding sequence ATGGCCGACATCACGCTGTACGATCTCCCCGGCTGTCCGTTCTGTGGGATGGTGCGCTCGAAACTCGACGAACTCGACCTCGAGTACGACACGATCGAGGTACCACGCGCACATAGCGAGCGGACCGAAGTCGAAGCCGTCAGCGGACAAACTGGCGTCCCCGTCATCACCGACGAAAAGCAGGGTATCGAGGGCATGCCCGAGAGTAGCGACATCGTCGCCTACCTAGAAGAGACGTACGGTGAGAACGGGGCGTAA
- a CDS encoding transcriptional regulator, with protein sequence MSRSALVGNVTAMLEDAGFVVSDRCAIRPKSFDIAARRGEDLILVKILGNIDAFNEATGHEMRRLGTYLEATPLVIGLRSRDEDLKPDVVYFRHGVPVLSPDTAYNLFIESVPPLIYAAPGGLYVNIDGDLLADERQDRDWSLGQLASELGVSRRTVSKYEDGMNASVEVAMELEDLFDAPLTSPVDVLEGADEVHETEATPDDPEADPDDEQVVAVLTRAGYSVHPTLRSPFKAVSQDEADDEGIVLTGHSKFTKAAEKRARIMSSIGQVTHTRSVYVVDRAKQESVDGTALVEREELEDLHDAAELRKVIRERAEYEEAA encoded by the coding sequence ATGTCCCGCTCCGCACTGGTCGGCAACGTAACCGCGATGTTAGAGGACGCGGGATTCGTGGTCAGCGACCGGTGTGCGATCCGACCGAAGAGTTTCGACATCGCAGCCCGGCGTGGCGAGGACCTGATTCTGGTCAAGATCCTCGGCAACATCGACGCGTTCAACGAGGCAACCGGCCACGAGATGCGTCGACTCGGCACCTACCTCGAGGCGACGCCGCTGGTGATCGGTCTGCGAAGTCGCGACGAGGATCTCAAACCCGATGTCGTTTACTTCCGACACGGTGTCCCCGTCCTCAGTCCCGACACGGCGTACAACCTGTTCATCGAGAGCGTCCCGCCACTGATCTATGCCGCACCCGGCGGCCTCTACGTCAACATCGACGGCGACTTGCTCGCCGACGAACGCCAGGACCGCGATTGGAGTCTTGGCCAACTCGCGAGCGAACTCGGCGTTTCCAGACGCACCGTCTCGAAGTACGAAGACGGGATGAACGCCTCCGTCGAGGTCGCGATGGAACTCGAGGATCTCTTCGATGCGCCGTTGACGAGTCCTGTCGACGTCCTGGAAGGTGCTGACGAGGTCCACGAAACCGAGGCGACGCCGGACGACCCCGAAGCCGATCCGGACGACGAGCAGGTCGTCGCCGTGCTCACGCGGGCCGGCTACAGCGTCCACCCGACGCTTCGCTCGCCGTTTAAAGCCGTCAGCCAGGACGAAGCCGACGACGAAGGTATCGTGTTGACCGGCCACTCGAAGTTCACGAAGGCCGCCGAAAAGCGCGCCCGGATCATGAGTTCGATCGGGCAGGTCACCCACACCCGGTCGGTGTACGTCGTCGACCGCGCAAAACAGGAGTCGGTCGACGGCACCGCGCTGGTCGAACGCGAGGAACTCGAGGATCTCCACGACGCCGCGGAGTTGCGGAAGGTCATCCGCGAGCGCGCGGAGTACGAGGAAGCCGCGTAA
- a CDS encoding tRNA(Ile)(2)-agmatinylcytidine synthase, giving the protein MTVVGIDDTDSRERGMCTTYVAATIAERLCRDGSAVDRLLLVRLNPAVEYKTRGNAALAIHTDCDPDRAFEIARKRLETLAETADERTNPGLVVTESGPDETPDDVAEFAWRAIREHLTIADATSLVERHGYRSWHADDGRGRIGALAAIGSWRALADWTYEYISYRESERWGTPREIDHESVFAAADWGRPEVWDTVDRGEDDTVCVPHTPGPILHGIRGDDPDAVRDVAERIASEPVASSQLFVTNQGTDVHLQDETLESVMDGHAYRVDGRVASEPETRRGGHVFVELEGLESEGESDPARLECAAFEPTKRFRDRVRALRVGDRLTVCGEVSRGTLKLEKFAVRDLVTTERVTPTCPDCERRMKSAGRNQGYRCRDCGTSADGKATRTLERELEVGWYEVPPCARRHISKPLIRGGLDAPTHPER; this is encoded by the coding sequence ATGACTGTCGTCGGGATCGACGATACGGATTCCCGCGAGCGCGGGATGTGTACGACCTACGTCGCCGCCACGATCGCCGAGCGACTGTGCCGCGATGGGTCGGCGGTCGATCGACTGCTGCTCGTTCGGCTCAACCCCGCCGTCGAGTACAAGACGCGGGGTAACGCCGCGCTCGCGATCCACACCGACTGCGACCCCGACCGGGCGTTCGAAATCGCCCGCAAGCGCCTCGAGACACTCGCCGAAACGGCCGACGAGCGGACGAATCCGGGGCTCGTAGTGACGGAAAGCGGACCCGACGAAACGCCCGACGACGTGGCCGAGTTCGCGTGGCGAGCGATCCGCGAGCACCTCACGATCGCCGACGCTACCTCGCTCGTCGAGCGCCACGGCTACCGGTCGTGGCACGCCGACGACGGCCGCGGACGGATCGGCGCGCTGGCCGCCATCGGTAGCTGGCGCGCGCTCGCAGACTGGACGTACGAGTACATCTCCTACCGCGAGTCCGAGCGCTGGGGAACGCCCCGGGAAATCGATCACGAGAGCGTCTTCGCCGCAGCCGACTGGGGACGCCCCGAGGTGTGGGATACGGTCGACCGCGGCGAGGACGACACTGTCTGCGTTCCGCACACGCCCGGCCCGATCCTTCACGGGATTCGTGGCGACGATCCTGACGCCGTTCGCGACGTTGCCGAGCGGATCGCAAGCGAACCCGTCGCCTCGAGTCAGCTGTTCGTGACCAATCAAGGGACGGACGTCCATCTGCAGGACGAGACCCTCGAGTCGGTCATGGATGGCCACGCCTACCGCGTCGACGGACGGGTCGCGAGCGAGCCCGAAACCCGGCGCGGCGGCCACGTCTTCGTCGAACTCGAGGGCCTCGAGAGCGAGGGTGAGAGCGACCCAGCACGCCTCGAGTGTGCCGCCTTCGAGCCGACAAAACGGTTTCGCGACCGCGTGCGGGCGCTACGGGTCGGCGACCGACTCACCGTCTGTGGCGAGGTGTCTCGCGGCACGCTCAAACTCGAGAAGTTCGCGGTTCGAGACCTCGTGACGACCGAGCGCGTGACGCCGACCTGTCCCGACTGCGAGCGCCGGATGAAAAGCGCCGGTCGGAATCAGGGGTATCGCTGCCGGGACTGTGGGACCAGTGCAGACGGAAAGGCGACGCGAACTCTCGAGCGCGAGCTCGAGGTCGGCTGGTACGAGGTGCCTCCGTGTGCCCGTAGACACATTTCGAAGCCGCTGATTCGCGGTGGGCTCGATGCGCCGACACATCCCGAACGGTAG